ATTTGGACAGGCAGGTGCGAGCGCACTGCCGCACTCCCTACAGAACCTGCGGTCTTCCCGGTTGTCCGCAGCGCATACGGGACAGTTCATCGAGTTCCTCCGAGACGAACCCCACCTTACTCACGGGGCCCGGGCCGGGCAGGAGAAAGGCGTGCTGAGGGCCTGTGCGGTTGCCCGGCAGGCGCGGTCCTCGAGAGACGGCGAATGGCACCTCGATGCCGGCTTCCAGCCCCTCGATCGGTTCTGAGGAGGCGCCTGGTGAGCCAGGTCCTGCAAAGATCCTCGGTTTACCAAGGGGCCGCCAGGAACCTTGGGCCGAGCGGCATGCCGATGCCGGGGTTGCCTCTAGAGTCGCCTGGTGACTGCGGAGACCACAGAGAGCGAGTTCCAGACCGGACGGGTGGCGACGATTGCCGGTGGGCACGCCGTGCACGACACCTTCACCGCGTTCCTCCCGCCGCTGCTGCCCCGTTTCATCGAGACGATGTCGCTGTCGAACGCGGCCGCCGGGGCTCTCTCGTCGTTCCTCCAGATCCCCTCGCTCCTGCAACCGGTCATCGGGCACCTCACCGATCGAACGACGCTGCGATGGGTGGTCGTGCTCGCCCCCGGTGTAACAGCGAGCGCGATGAGCTTGCTGGGGTGGGCGCCCGGCTACGCGGTCCTGGCGCTACTGCTGTTGGTCGCCGGTTTGAGTGTCGCCAGTTTCCATGCAACTGCACCGGTGGCGATCGGGTATCTCTCCGGTAGACGGTTGGGTCGGGGGATGGGATTCTGGATGGTGGGTGGCGAACTCGGGCGGACGCTCGGCCCACTGGTGGTCGTGAGCACCCTGGCGGTCGTGTCACTTCGGTCGATGGCGTTCTTGGCACTGGCGGGTGTTGCCACTTCTTTCGTCCTCCACTTCCGCCTTCGCGATGTGCCTCTGCGCAGTCGCGGCGACGGCGAGCAGGTCCACTGGAAGAACGCGGTGCAGGCGATGCGCGGCGTGATGCTGCTCCTGGCAGCGCTGATGGCGTTGCGCAGCCTGATGATCATGTCGGTCACCATCTTCCTGCCCGTATTCCTCACCGAGGAGGGAGCCAACCTCTGGCTGGCCGGCGCGGCCCTGTCGATCGTGGAAGGGGCCGGCGTGGTCGGAGCCTTGGCCGGCGGATGGATCAGCGATCGAGTTGGGCGACGAGCCGTTCTCGTTTTCGGACATGCGGTCGCGCCGGTCGCCCTGCTCTTGTTCCTCGCCACCGATGGTTGGGTCCGGATTGCGCTTCTGCCGGCGATCGGCCTCACTTTGCTGGCCATCCCCCCGGTGCTCCTGGCTCTCGTGCAGGAGCAATTCCCCGATAGCCGGGCGCTGGCCAACGGGGTGTTCTTGTCTGTGAACTTTGCCATCCGGTCGGTCGCCGCAGTCGTCTACGGTGCAGCAGGCGACGCCTTCGGGCTCTCCACTGCCATGCTCATCGCCGCCTTCGCCATGTTCGGTGGTATGCCGCTGATCTGGCTTTTGCCGAGAGGGAGATAAGTCGACGGCAGCTTCCGTACGCCGCCTATGAGACGGTTTCTGTGTGCTCGCCTCGGGTCAGGCGAATCACCGGCATGACCCGGTTTGTCTTCTTCTCGTAGTCTCCGAAGAACGGCATCGCAGCAACGAGCTTCGACCAGGCGATCGCCCGCTCCTCGCCTTCGAGCGTTTCGGCCGCGGCCGCATAGAAGTCGGCCCTGTCGCGCACCCACACGCGAGGGTCGGCCGCCAGGTTGAGATACCAGGCCGGGTGGTTCGGCGCTCCACCCTTCGACCCGACGATGAGCAAGTCGTCGCCGTCACGAACCGACACCAGCGGAACTCGCCGGATCTGCCCCGACTTCCTACCTCGTACGTAGAGGAGGATCAGCCGGTCGGCGTGGGGGTGATCGACGGTCGCGCCGTCGCTGTCCAGGTATTCGCGTGCCTGGTCGGCGACGTACTCGCTCGGACTGTCTACGGCCTTGGTTTCGATGTCGTGCATTGATTGCTCCTACCTCGCGTCTCACGTATAAGGCCTGAGAGAGCCCATTGATTCCCCTGGAGACACGGTCGGTGCGACCGCAGGAGGTCAGGGGTAGTTAGGGGCAGGGTTCCGGCGACGCCCGAGAGTCATATAGAGAATGGGGCCAAGCGGGAAGATCCACACGTGCCCGCTTCGGACGGTGGAGATGCTCGCCGGGATCACCGACTTCCACAGGAGCTTCGGGCCGCGCACCGCTGCGGTGTCGCGCGTTGCCAAGCTGCGGAAAGCGACGAAGGCCAGCGTCAGGTGGACGACCGCCTGAACGATCGCCAGCACTCTTGCTTTGGTGTCCAGCTCCGCCCATCTGGAACGGAGATCGGCCGGTTCGGTGGAATTTGCCATGCTTCATGTCTACACGTATCGCAGGCGGGGGCGACGGCAACGGGCCGGCCCCTGCGATGCCGAGGGTGGGCGAGCAACGGTCCGGCACGACACGATCCGACCTGACATACTCGGTCGGAACGGAGGTGCGCATGTCGATGGTTGAAGGTATCGGGGGAGTGTTCCTCCAGAGTTTGGATCCGGGGGCCCTCGCTGCCTGGTACCGGGAGCATCTGGCCATGGAGTTCCAAAACGATCCGGATAGTGGCTCGTTCTACGTCGTGTTCCAGACCCGCGATGTACACACATCCGAGATACGAGAGAACCCGGTCTTCGCCATCGAGCCGGCCACCGGCGTGCTCGCCGAGCGCGACGAGCGTGGGTTCACCTTGAATCTCCGGGTCCAGGATCTCGAAGCAACCATGGACCGCCTCACCGCCGCGGGGGTGGACGTCGAAGACCGCATTGTGGTGTGGGAGGGCGGCAAACATGGCTGGATGCGTGACCTCGACGGCAACCGCGTCGAGCTGTATGAGGAGCTTCCGCTGGCTCCCGACTCGCCCTACCGTTCTGGCTGATCGGCACGCCCTTCCCTCCTTCTCGCCGGCCCGGCAGGAATGGGGTCCGAAAAGGGGGTTCAACCTACTGATCGGAAGGTCGGAGTCGTCGTCGCAGATGCGTTGCGGCTGCCGACGGGGTCAGGACCATCACCATGCCGGTTTGAAAACCCCGGCCCCCGCCGCCGAGGACCTCAGGTTGGCGGGTAGGTTTGGGATGAGGAGGCGTGAGATGGATCGGGACCCCTACCGTCGCATTGCCAAGTGGTACGACCGCGTT
The Acidimicrobiia bacterium DNA segment above includes these coding regions:
- a CDS encoding MFS transporter — protein: MTAETTESEFQTGRVATIAGGHAVHDTFTAFLPPLLPRFIETMSLSNAAAGALSSFLQIPSLLQPVIGHLTDRTTLRWVVVLAPGVTASAMSLLGWAPGYAVLALLLLVAGLSVASFHATAPVAIGYLSGRRLGRGMGFWMVGGELGRTLGPLVVVSTLAVVSLRSMAFLALAGVATSFVLHFRLRDVPLRSRGDGEQVHWKNAVQAMRGVMLLLAALMALRSLMIMSVTIFLPVFLTEEGANLWLAGAALSIVEGAGVVGALAGGWISDRVGRRAVLVFGHAVAPVALLLFLATDGWVRIALLPAIGLTLLAIPPVLLALVQEQFPDSRALANGVFLSVNFAIRSVAAVVYGAAGDAFGLSTAMLIAAFAMFGGMPLIWLLPRGR
- a CDS encoding nitroreductase family deazaflavin-dependent oxidoreductase yields the protein MHDIETKAVDSPSEYVADQAREYLDSDGATVDHPHADRLILLYVRGRKSGQIRRVPLVSVRDGDDLLIVGSKGGAPNHPAWYLNLAADPRVWVRDRADFYAAAAETLEGEERAIAWSKLVAAMPFFGDYEKKTNRVMPVIRLTRGEHTETVS
- a CDS encoding VOC family protein — translated: MSTRIAGGGDGNGPAPAMPRVGEQRSGTTRSDLTYSVGTEVRMSMVEGIGGVFLQSLDPGALAAWYREHLAMEFQNDPDSGSFYVVFQTRDVHTSEIRENPVFAIEPATGVLAERDERGFTLNLRVQDLEATMDRLTAAGVDVEDRIVVWEGGKHGWMRDLDGNRVELYEELPLAPDSPYRSG